In one window of Puniceicoccaceae bacterium DNA:
- a CDS encoding PEP-CTERM sorting domain-containing protein, whose product MDTVSFRYTTGSGAVADPGQQAIGLSNIRFSQYQAVPEPGTILIGALSGVAVIGYSIRRRRKPKSHLLR is encoded by the coding sequence GTGGATACTGTTTCATTTCGCTACACAACCGGATCCGGTGCGGTCGCCGATCCTGGACAACAGGCGATTGGTCTCTCCAATATTCGCTTTTCACAGTATCAGGCAGTACCCGAACCTGGAACGATCCTGATCGGCGCCCTCTCCGGAGTGGCTGTGATCGGCTATTCGATTCGACGCAGGCGAAAACCAAAGAGCCATTTGCTGCGCTGA
- a CDS encoding TetR/AcrR family transcriptional regulator, producing MSIRFTRKMRQTDPIRTAQRRQQIMDAAMQCFKERGFHAASMAMICKTAHMSPGHVYHYFDSKESLIRTIVEEDSNKAELRVQAMLNSANLLESILNEFEHISTDRYRISGVLNAEITAESVRNPEIYTILSERNQRIVQNIVRVLNLAKSKNQIRQSLDSEGFAIVLFTLIEGWTTRMDTCHASPGVDVNQTLREMLSTMLSPNHSGTGSA from the coding sequence ATGAGCATTCGATTTACCCGCAAAATGCGTCAAACCGATCCCATCCGCACTGCCCAACGCCGCCAGCAAATCATGGACGCCGCGATGCAGTGCTTCAAGGAGCGCGGCTTTCACGCAGCCAGTATGGCGATGATCTGCAAGACGGCGCACATGAGCCCGGGTCACGTTTACCACTATTTCGACAGCAAGGAGTCCCTGATCCGGACCATTGTGGAGGAGGATTCCAACAAAGCCGAACTTCGAGTGCAGGCGATGCTAAATAGCGCCAATCTACTTGAGTCGATTCTCAACGAATTTGAACACATCTCCACTGATCGATACCGGATCTCCGGTGTGCTCAATGCAGAAATCACAGCCGAATCCGTTCGCAACCCGGAGATCTACACCATCCTGTCCGAACGAAATCAACGCATCGTGCAAAACATTGTTCGAGTCCTGAACCTTGCAAAATCGAAAAACCAGATTCGACAATCACTGGACAGCGAGGGTTTTGCCATTGTGCTCTTTACTCTGATCGAGGGATGGACGACCCGCATGGACACCTGTCATGCCAGCCCCGGAGTCGATGTGAACCAAACTCTGCGCGAGATGCTCAGTACGATGTTAAGTCCGAACCATTCCGGCACCGGATCAGCTTGA